In Agromyces archimandritae, one genomic interval encodes:
- the topA gene encoding type I DNA topoisomerase: protein MKSIAQYLGDGYEVLSSVGHIRDLIEPKNLPADLKKGSLGKFSVDVENGFEPYYVVSDSKKKTVAELKRALKNADELLLATDEDREGEAIAWHLLQELKPKVPVRRMVFHEITKDAIQKAKDRTRELDTALVDAQETRRILDRLYGYEVSPVLWRKVGPGLSAGRVQSAATRLVVDRERERIAFVTAAYWDLSGRFAPDADEPAKNAFEARLVRLDGRRVATGRDFDDRGRLTSDAVVLDGPTANALADALRDDTVPARVSKVESKPYSRRPAAPFTTSTLQQEAARKLRLSARDTMRVAQSLYENGYITYMRTDSTSLSQQAITAARTQATTLYGADSIPDKPRSYASKSKNAQEAHEAIRPSGEVFRLPSEVQSALRGSEFKLYDLIWKRTVASQMADAKGQTATMTIEVGPTADAAGTGIDTTASIGGATAEFTASGTVITFRGFLAAYEESRDEDERDETPGEAKLPALAEGQQIHLAELEAKDHETSPPPRFTEASLVKRLEELGIGRPSTFASIISTILDRGYVTRRGQALVPSWTAFSVVRLLEDHFGDLVEYDFTAEMEDDLDRIAAGDADRLDWLNEFYFGGDRHRGLRNVVDNLGDIDAREINSVQIAEGITLRIGKYGPYLEVADPDAGPDTPPRRINVPEDLAPDELTREKAVELIEAPVATDRVLGRHPETGKEIVLKDGRFGPYVTELEPEPETAGGAGAAASTGETAKPKKGTKKAAAVKPRTASLFKTMDPAEVDLDTAVRLLSLPRVVGADPGTGDEITAQNGRYGPYLKKGTDSRSLATEDEIFSIDLPAALEVFAQPKYGARRGPSALKEFDADPVSGKPIKVKDGRFGPYVTDGTTNATIPRGDSVEDITFERAVELLQIKRDKGPAKKPAAKKPAAAKKPAAKKPAAKKPAAKKAPAKKAPEA, encoded by the coding sequence ATGAAGTCGATCGCCCAGTACCTGGGCGACGGCTACGAGGTGCTGAGCTCGGTCGGGCACATCCGCGATCTCATCGAGCCGAAGAACCTGCCCGCGGACCTGAAGAAGGGATCCCTCGGCAAGTTCTCGGTCGACGTCGAGAACGGTTTCGAGCCCTACTACGTCGTCTCGGACTCGAAGAAGAAGACGGTCGCCGAGCTGAAGCGTGCGCTGAAGAACGCCGACGAACTCCTCCTCGCCACCGATGAGGACCGCGAGGGCGAAGCGATCGCCTGGCACCTGCTGCAGGAGCTGAAGCCGAAGGTGCCCGTGCGCCGCATGGTCTTCCACGAGATCACGAAAGACGCGATCCAGAAGGCGAAGGACCGGACCCGCGAACTCGATACCGCCCTCGTCGACGCGCAGGAGACCCGACGCATCCTCGACCGCCTCTACGGCTACGAGGTCTCGCCCGTGCTCTGGCGGAAGGTCGGCCCCGGGCTCTCGGCCGGCCGGGTGCAGTCGGCGGCGACGCGCCTCGTCGTCGACCGCGAACGCGAACGGATCGCCTTCGTCACCGCCGCCTACTGGGACCTTTCGGGCCGCTTCGCGCCCGACGCCGACGAGCCCGCCAAGAACGCCTTCGAGGCACGACTCGTCCGCCTCGACGGTCGCCGGGTCGCGACCGGTCGCGACTTCGACGACCGCGGGCGGCTGACGAGCGACGCCGTCGTCCTCGACGGGCCGACCGCGAACGCCCTCGCCGACGCCCTCCGCGACGACACCGTGCCCGCGCGGGTCTCCAAGGTCGAGTCGAAGCCCTACTCGCGCCGCCCGGCCGCCCCGTTCACCACGTCGACCCTGCAGCAGGAGGCCGCCCGCAAGCTCCGCCTCTCGGCGCGCGACACGATGCGCGTCGCGCAGTCGCTCTACGAGAACGGCTACATCACCTATATGCGCACCGACTCGACCTCGCTCTCGCAGCAGGCGATCACGGCCGCGCGCACCCAGGCGACCACGCTCTACGGCGCCGACTCCATCCCCGACAAGCCCCGCAGCTACGCCTCCAAGTCGAAGAACGCGCAGGAGGCGCACGAGGCGATCCGCCCCTCGGGGGAGGTGTTCCGCCTGCCCTCCGAAGTGCAGTCGGCACTCCGCGGCAGCGAATTCAAGCTCTACGACCTCATCTGGAAGCGCACCGTCGCCTCGCAGATGGCCGACGCCAAGGGGCAGACGGCGACCATGACCATCGAGGTCGGGCCGACGGCGGATGCCGCGGGCACCGGCATCGACACGACCGCCTCGATCGGGGGTGCGACCGCCGAGTTCACCGCGAGCGGCACCGTCATCACCTTCCGCGGCTTCCTCGCCGCCTACGAGGAGAGCCGCGACGAGGACGAGCGCGACGAGACGCCCGGGGAGGCGAAGCTGCCCGCGCTCGCCGAGGGCCAGCAGATCCACCTCGCCGAACTCGAGGCCAAAGACCACGAGACGAGCCCGCCGCCCCGCTTCACCGAGGCGAGCCTCGTCAAACGCCTCGAAGAACTCGGCATCGGCCGCCCCTCGACGTTCGCGTCGATCATCTCGACCATCCTCGACCGCGGCTACGTCACCCGGCGCGGCCAGGCGCTCGTGCCGAGCTGGACGGCGTTCTCGGTCGTCAGGCTCCTCGAAGACCACTTCGGCGACCTCGTCGAATACGACTTCACCGCCGAGATGGAGGACGACCTCGACCGCATCGCCGCCGGCGACGCCGACCGCCTCGACTGGCTGAACGAGTTCTACTTCGGCGGCGACCGCCACCGGGGCCTCCGGAACGTCGTCGACAACCTCGGCGATATCGACGCCCGCGAGATCAACTCGGTGCAGATCGCCGAGGGCATCACCCTGCGCATCGGCAAGTACGGCCCCTACCTCGAGGTCGCCGACCCCGACGCCGGGCCCGACACCCCGCCCCGCCGCATCAACGTGCCCGAGGACCTCGCGCCCGACGAGCTCACCCGCGAGAAAGCCGTCGAGCTCATCGAAGCACCGGTCGCCACCGACCGGGTGCTCGGCCGGCATCCCGAAACCGGCAAGGAGATCGTGTTGAAGGACGGGCGCTTCGGCCCGTACGTCACCGAGCTCGAACCGGAGCCGGAGACGGCCGGGGGAGCAGGCGCCGCGGCATCCACCGGGGAAACCGCGAAGCCGAAGAAGGGCACGAAGAAGGCCGCCGCGGTCAAGCCCCGCACGGCATCTCTGTTCAAGACGATGGACCCGGCCGAGGTCGACCTCGACACCGCCGTCAGGCTGCTCTCGCTGCCGCGCGTCGTCGGCGCCGACCCCGGAACGGGCGACGAGATCACCGCGCAGAACGGCCGCTACGGGCCCTATCTGAAGAAGGGCACCGACTCGCGTTCGCTCGCCACCGAGGACGAGATCTTCTCGATCGACCTGCCGGCGGCGCTCGAGGTGTTCGCCCAGCCGAAGTACGGCGCCAGGCGCGGACCGAGCGCCCTGAAGGAGTTCGACGCCGACCCCGTCAGCGGCAAGCCGATCAAGGTCAAGGACGGCCGGTTCGGCCCGTACGTCACCGACGGCACGACGAACGCGACGATCCCGCGCGGCGACTCGGTCGAGGACATCACCTTCGAACGCGCCGTCGAACTGCTGCAGATCAAGCGCGACAAGGGTCCGGCGAAGAAACCGGCCGCGAAGAAACCTGCCGCTGCGAAGAAGCCTGCGGCCAAGAAGCCCGCGGCGAAGAAGCCCGCCGCGAAGAAGGCGCCCGCGAAGAAGGCGCCCGAGGCGTGA
- a CDS encoding Rv3654c family TadE-like protein, whose protein sequence is MRPADAPGPVAAEADAGPPISSERGAATVLVVAIVAAIMTVTAVVLPVLGMLVQSARAANAADAAALAAADAVAGVVDAVPCELAARAAALGGAELTGCALDGPVADVSVSIALGPFDTTATARAGPPGWPG, encoded by the coding sequence GTGCGGCCGGCGGACGCGCCGGGGCCGGTCGCCGCCGAGGCGGATGCCGGGCCGCCGATCTCCTCCGAGCGCGGCGCGGCCACCGTGCTCGTCGTCGCGATCGTCGCGGCGATCATGACGGTGACGGCGGTCGTGCTCCCCGTGCTCGGGATGCTCGTGCAGAGCGCGCGTGCCGCGAATGCGGCGGACGCGGCGGCGCTGGCCGCCGCCGACGCGGTCGCCGGGGTCGTCGACGCGGTGCCCTGCGAGCTCGCCGCGCGGGCCGCGGCGCTCGGCGGAGCCGAGCTGACCGGCTGCGCCCTCGACGGCCCCGTCGCCGACGTCTCGGTCTCGATCGCGCTCGGGCCCTTCGACACGACCGCGACGGCACGCGCCGGCCCGCCGGGCTGGCCGGGGTGA
- a CDS encoding TadE family type IV pilus minor pilin has protein sequence MTAEFAVALPAVALVLAACLAAVQLVTAQVRLTDAAADAARALGRGEAAASAAALVERMVGGAALAERREGEFVCATVTAGGGGLFAAVELRADSCALAGGL, from the coding sequence GTGACGGCGGAGTTCGCCGTCGCGCTGCCCGCGGTGGCGCTCGTGCTCGCCGCATGCCTGGCGGCGGTGCAGCTCGTCACCGCCCAGGTGCGGCTGACCGATGCCGCAGCGGATGCCGCACGCGCGCTCGGCCGGGGCGAGGCCGCCGCATCGGCGGCCGCACTCGTCGAACGGATGGTCGGCGGGGCGGCGCTCGCCGAACGCCGCGAGGGCGAGTTCGTCTGCGCGACCGTCACCGCCGGCGGCGGGGGGCTCTTCGCCGCCGTCGAGCTGCGGGCGGACTCGTGTGCGCTGGCCGGCGGGCTGTGA
- a CDS encoding DUF4244 domain-containing protein, producing MTRDRALRRPFDAAPRRNALLGRLAEDRGAATAEYVVATLAAVGFAGLLAVILAGDEVRGILTDLVRNALTVG from the coding sequence ATGACCCGTGACCGCGCTCTCCGACGACCCTTCGACGCCGCTCCGCGACGGAACGCCCTGCTCGGCCGCCTCGCCGAGGACCGGGGCGCCGCGACCGCCGAATACGTCGTCGCGACCCTCGCCGCCGTCGGCTTCGCCGGGCTGCTCGCCGTCATCCTCGCCGGCGACGAGGTTCGCGGCATCCTCACCGATCTCGTGCGCAATGCGCTCACGGTGGGCTGA
- a CDS encoding type II secretion system F family protein, whose amino-acid sequence MIAGTPAPLRARLAPRLRARLARRPDEIAERERLAQLAERLAVLLGAGVAPAAAWRHLAELGGTDAERMRRAAELAAHGHPLAELITGADAAAHGPAEPGWRTLVAAWDVAVAAGAPLGDGLHALAEALRGEAELRREVATALAGPRSSARLVAWLPVVAVGFGAVLGFDTIGTLTGTPIGAASGAVGVLLLWAGAAWNRRLAARAARMPDAPGLELELVAIAMSGGASLPAARRLVRETLGRLLPDAGDGRSADEVQALAERAGAPVALLLKADAARLRRDARAAGELRAASLGTALMIPLGVCVLPAFGLLGVAPLLISVVTGTLG is encoded by the coding sequence ATGATCGCCGGGACGCCCGCACCGCTGCGCGCACGGCTCGCCCCGCGGCTGCGCGCCCGACTCGCCCGCCGCCCCGACGAGATCGCCGAACGCGAACGTCTCGCCCAGCTCGCCGAACGTCTCGCGGTGCTGCTCGGCGCCGGCGTCGCGCCGGCCGCGGCCTGGCGTCATCTCGCCGAACTCGGCGGCACCGATGCCGAGCGCATGCGGCGCGCGGCCGAGCTCGCCGCGCACGGGCATCCGCTCGCCGAACTGATCACCGGTGCGGATGCCGCAGCCCACGGCCCGGCCGAGCCCGGCTGGCGCACCCTCGTCGCCGCCTGGGACGTCGCCGTCGCCGCCGGCGCACCCCTCGGCGACGGGCTGCACGCGCTCGCAGAGGCCCTCCGCGGCGAAGCGGAACTCCGCCGCGAGGTCGCGACCGCGCTCGCCGGGCCGCGCTCGAGCGCCCGGCTCGTCGCGTGGCTGCCCGTCGTCGCCGTCGGCTTCGGCGCCGTGCTCGGCTTCGACACCATCGGCACCCTCACCGGCACCCCGATCGGCGCCGCGAGCGGGGCGGTTGGGGTGCTGCTGCTCTGGGCCGGGGCCGCCTGGAACCGGCGGCTCGCAGCCAGGGCGGCACGCATGCCCGACGCGCCCGGGCTCGAACTCGAGCTCGTGGCGATCGCCATGTCGGGCGGCGCCTCGCTGCCGGCCGCGCGTCGGCTCGTGCGCGAGACGCTCGGCCGGCTCCTGCCCGACGCCGGCGACGGCCGATCCGCCGACGAGGTGCAGGCCCTCGCCGAACGTGCCGGCGCACCCGTCGCCCTCCTCTTGAAAGCCGACGCCGCAAGGCTCCGACGCGACGCGCGCGCCGCCGGCGAACTGCGTGCCGCATCCCTCGGCACCGCGCTCATGATCCCCCTCGGCGTGTGCGTGCTGCCGGCCTTCGGGCTGCTCGGCGTCGCACCGCTGCTCATCTCGGTCGTCACGGGAACCCTCGGATGA
- a CDS encoding TadA family conjugal transfer-associated ATPase yields MIVPFVATPSWLAEGRPAAVPRVDAVSRPARGSAGPGAAARPAPVERAAASEGAAVSERAAGQRGPAGVFVAAPSGGASVAPSGASDGAASGTERDAASVDVSALGPLAPFADDERVTDLFVNGESGLWVDRGDGVVPAAGWEADEAEVRRLAVALVAAGGRHIDEATPAVDVRLGAGIRVHAVLPPVSRSGTLVSVRIPRQAGRTVAELAAGGMLTSAELGRLRAAVAARENLLITGAAGTGKTTLLAALLAEAPPRERIVVVEDVGELEIAHPHVIGLEARQANLEGAGRVGLDALVREALRMRPDRLVVGECRGPELRELFGALNTGHDGGAGTLHANSLDDVPARLEALGASAGMGPTAVARQAASAFDLVVHLERAGGRRRVQGIGRLELRGERLEVAA; encoded by the coding sequence ATGATCGTTCCGTTCGTCGCGACGCCCTCCTGGCTCGCCGAGGGCCGCCCGGCGGCCGTGCCCCGAGTGGATGCCGTCTCGCGCCCCGCCCGGGGCTCCGCCGGCCCGGGTGCCGCTGCGCGCCCGGCGCCCGTCGAACGCGCGGCGGCGTCGGAGGGTGCGGCGGTGTCGGAACGCGCCGCTGGACAGCGCGGGCCGGCGGGCGTGTTCGTCGCCGCGCCATCGGGTGGGGCCTCGGTCGCGCCGTCGGGTGCGAGCGACGGCGCGGCGTCCGGCACCGAGCGCGACGCGGCATCCGTCGACGTGTCGGCGCTCGGCCCGCTCGCCCCGTTCGCCGACGACGAGCGCGTCACCGACCTCTTCGTGAACGGCGAGAGCGGATTGTGGGTCGACCGCGGCGACGGGGTCGTGCCGGCCGCCGGCTGGGAGGCCGACGAGGCCGAGGTGCGCCGGCTCGCCGTCGCCCTCGTCGCCGCCGGCGGCCGCCATATCGACGAGGCGACGCCCGCCGTCGATGTGCGTCTCGGCGCGGGGATCCGCGTGCACGCCGTGCTGCCGCCCGTCTCGCGCTCCGGCACGCTCGTCTCGGTGCGCATCCCGCGGCAGGCCGGGCGCACGGTCGCCGAGCTCGCCGCCGGCGGCATGCTGACCTCCGCCGAACTCGGGCGCCTCCGCGCCGCCGTCGCCGCCCGCGAGAACCTGCTCATCACCGGCGCCGCGGGCACCGGCAAGACGACGCTGCTCGCAGCCCTCCTCGCCGAGGCGCCGCCGCGCGAACGGATCGTCGTCGTCGAAGACGTCGGCGAGCTCGAGATCGCCCACCCCCACGTCATCGGCCTCGAGGCCAGGCAGGCGAACCTCGAGGGCGCAGGCCGCGTCGGGCTCGACGCGCTCGTCCGCGAGGCGCTCCGCATGCGCCCCGACCGGCTCGTCGTCGGCGAATGCCGCGGCCCCGAGCTGCGCGAACTCTTCGGCGCCCTGAACACCGGCCACGACGGCGGGGCGGGAACCCTGCACGCGAACTCCCTCGACGACGTGCCGGCGCGCCTCGAAGCGCTCGGCGCATCCGCCGGCATGGGCCCGACCGCCGTCGCACGGCAGGCGGCCAGCGCCTTCGACCTCGTCGTGCACCTCGAACGCGCGGGCGGTCGCCGCCGCGTGCAGGGCATCGGGCGCCTCGAACTGCGCGGCGAGCGGCTGGAGGTCGCGGCATGA